A window of the Haloarcula litorea genome harbors these coding sequences:
- a CDS encoding extracellular solute-binding protein, translating to MADSSPRTDLKRRQFIEAAGATGVTALLAGCGGDGGGGTPTDGDGGSDGSGGGTTTDTKTSESFTLEYVDVDGDRAKKHFTPVIEELNGKYDADISLRFREIPYGNMKKQLLTRVGGGNAPDVAAIDQIWLGSFYESGKLMSFSDMKSEVNFEDYFAGFKPAVQQEGNLVGFPITTDVRGMYWHKDMVEEAGFDPASPPETWSEFYELGKQVHNPPETYGTGIIVASGIWSVPLFSTGGQFLSADGTTPKFNSEAGYQAASFYDAIYNTEDFGPPEPIFGDHSMPREFIKGTYATTPVYGSWLDFFARQEGMSNEEIKQQFGFGLTPHPEGGQPATMNGGFAWAAFNTTERPDIVRDFMKRISTKEFNRKIAKVSGRIPTRQSLLDASDVWENILWSDTIKGMLEHGGTRPVNNWSTVSSALNPELQRVAFDRAEPEQALQNAAEKFNSQV from the coding sequence ATGGCAGACTCCAGTCCACGCACGGACCTGAAGCGACGCCAGTTCATCGAGGCGGCCGGTGCGACCGGTGTGACCGCCCTCCTCGCGGGTTGTGGCGGCGACGGCGGGGGCGGGACGCCGACCGACGGCGACGGCGGTAGCGACGGGAGCGGCGGCGGCACCACGACCGACACGAAGACCTCGGAGTCGTTCACGCTGGAGTACGTCGACGTCGACGGCGACCGGGCGAAGAAACACTTCACCCCGGTCATCGAGGAGCTGAACGGCAAGTACGACGCCGACATCTCGCTGAGGTTCCGCGAGATCCCCTACGGGAATATGAAGAAACAGCTCCTCACGCGCGTTGGGGGCGGCAACGCGCCGGACGTGGCGGCCATCGACCAGATCTGGTTGGGCTCGTTCTACGAGAGCGGGAAGCTGATGTCGTTCAGCGATATGAAGAGCGAGGTCAACTTCGAGGACTACTTCGCCGGCTTCAAGCCCGCGGTCCAGCAGGAGGGGAACCTCGTCGGCTTCCCGATCACGACCGACGTCCGCGGGATGTACTGGCACAAGGATATGGTCGAGGAGGCGGGATTCGATCCGGCGAGCCCGCCCGAGACCTGGTCGGAGTTCTACGAACTGGGGAAACAGGTCCACAACCCACCGGAGACGTACGGGACCGGGATCATCGTCGCGTCCGGTATCTGGAGCGTCCCGCTCTTTAGCACCGGGGGGCAGTTCCTCAGTGCCGACGGGACGACGCCGAAGTTCAACAGCGAGGCCGGCTACCAGGCGGCGTCGTTCTACGACGCCATCTACAACACGGAGGACTTCGGGCCTCCGGAGCCGATCTTCGGGGACCACAGTATGCCCCGAGAGTTCATCAAGGGGACCTACGCGACGACGCCGGTGTACGGGTCCTGGCTGGACTTCTTCGCCCGTCAGGAGGGGATGTCCAACGAGGAGATCAAACAGCAGTTCGGCTTCGGCCTCACGCCCCATCCCGAGGGCGGCCAACCGGCGACGATGAACGGCGGGTTCGCGTGGGCGGCGTTCAACACCACCGAGCGGCCCGACATCGTCCGGGACTTCATGAAGCGCATCAGCACGAAGGAGTTCAACCGCAAGATCGCCAAGGTCAGCGGGCGCATCCCGACCAGGCAGTCCCTGCTGGACGCCAGCGACGTCTGGGAGAACATCCTCTGGTCGGACACGATCAAGGGGATGCTCGAACACGGCGGCACCCGACCGGTCAACAACTGGTCGACGGTCAGTTCGGCGCTCAACCCCGAACTCCAGCGGGTCGCCTTCGATCGGGCCGAGCCCGAACAGGCGCTGCAGAACGCCGCCGAGAAGTTCAACAGTCAGGTGTGA
- a CDS encoding TrmB family transcriptional regulator has protein sequence MSESLVIEELQGLGLTEYQSRAYLAAVKLGRARPTDLADESGVPQARIYDVIDDLQSEGLVEVHSQARGKEVTAPSPQTVLNQLKRRRIEDLSETVSTAVSELEGLYHRTEENPDAFVTMVEREDSAMRHARQAIADAEWWLTLSVDATSYPDLRSDIEEALDRNVTVRLLLLGDETIVAGTDFDERLRVRHRATADTFIAADRSYGVFSSKHPARSGQPYIITQERNLVLLFQNYSEQIWPASTVVQRGSEGARRYLDPWHAINDLEPEFEAGTDLYATVRGTHTERHRQGSWEGEIVDYEIAGPTEVDYSVAVPQEASLTLATDDGTVTVGGWKATIEDVAAEGVEVTRL, from the coding sequence ATGAGTGAGTCGCTGGTCATCGAGGAGTTGCAGGGGCTCGGCCTGACGGAGTACCAGTCCCGCGCCTACCTCGCGGCGGTGAAACTCGGCCGCGCCCGGCCGACCGACCTCGCCGACGAGTCCGGGGTCCCGCAGGCCCGCATCTACGACGTCATCGACGACCTGCAGAGCGAGGGGTTGGTCGAGGTCCACTCCCAGGCCCGCGGCAAGGAGGTCACCGCGCCGTCGCCACAGACGGTGCTGAACCAGCTGAAACGCCGCCGGATCGAGGACCTCTCGGAGACCGTGTCGACGGCCGTCTCGGAGCTGGAGGGGCTCTACCACCGGACGGAGGAGAACCCCGACGCCTTCGTCACGATGGTCGAGCGCGAGGACTCGGCGATGCGCCACGCCCGGCAGGCCATCGCCGACGCCGAGTGGTGGCTCACGCTCTCGGTCGACGCGACCAGCTACCCCGACCTCCGCTCGGACATCGAGGAGGCGCTCGACCGGAACGTCACGGTCAGGCTGCTGTTGCTCGGCGACGAGACGATCGTGGCCGGGACGGACTTCGACGAGCGCCTGCGGGTGCGCCACCGGGCGACGGCCGACACCTTCATCGCGGCCGACCGGAGCTACGGCGTCTTCAGCAGCAAACACCCCGCCCGCTCGGGACAGCCGTACATCATCACACAGGAGCGCAACCTCGTCCTCCTGTTCCAGAACTACAGCGAGCAGATCTGGCCCGCCTCGACGGTCGTCCAGCGGGGCAGCGAGGGGGCGCGGCGCTACCTCGACCCGTGGCACGCCATCAACGACCTCGAACCGGAGTTCGAGGCCGGCACCGACCTGTACGCCACGGTCCGGGGGACCCACACGGAACGGCACCGCCAGGGGTCCTGGGAGGGGGAGATCGTCGACTACGAGATCGCCGGCCCGACGGAGGTCGACTACAGCGTCGCGGTGCCACAGGAGGCGTCGCTGACGCTCGCGACCGACGACGGCACCGTCACCGTCGGCGGGTGGAAGGCCACCATCGAGGACGTCGCCGCCGAGGGCGTGGAGGTGACGCGACTGTGA
- a CDS encoding beta-galactosidase, with protein MTVGVCYFPEHWDESTWERAVERMVAAGVETVRLGEFAWGRLEPERGAFDLAWLDTVLDLLADHDREALLCTPTATPPKWLVDERPSVRRVAADGTVEGYGSRREYCFNSAAYREETERIVGRLAERYADRDVVSGWQIDNEYGCHGTVRCYCDECAEAFRAYLRERYGDAATLNEAWGTAFWSQQYEDIAAVEPPRPTPSAHHPSLLLAYARFASRSVVEYNALQAELLREANADWTLTHNTMGQFEDLDLHALGETVDFLSWDSYPTGFVQTREGDPATVDELRAGDPDELALNHAVCRGAAAGPFWVMEQQPGDINWSPTNPQPGEGAMALWALHATAHGADTVAYFRWRACSQGQEQYHSGLLDHAGRPDRGYRDAAAAADDMAALPDLPRPEASVAVLHDYENCWALREQPHAPDFDYWTHLRTYFDALRARGVAVDVCHPDDPLDGYDAAVAPTPYLVGEERAAHLESYVRDGGRLLLTIRSGFKDPHNRVHETPRPGPLRSLVGATVAEHETVPEAVDTTVDYRGEAHGYRTWGEWLAPDEATVVGSHVGGVGAGEAAVTRNRVGDGSVTYAGVWPEPRLADALCADLLSAAGLPHRDTPLPDGVRVVQRGDHCFVTNFTSGTVGVDGVAGDPVVGTTPVGAYDYLVGRGDATELGVTVTDPSE; from the coding sequence GTGACCGTCGGCGTCTGTTACTTCCCCGAACACTGGGACGAGTCGACGTGGGAGCGCGCGGTCGAGCGGATGGTCGCCGCCGGCGTCGAGACCGTCAGGCTCGGCGAGTTCGCGTGGGGCCGCCTCGAACCCGAGCGCGGCGCGTTCGACCTCGCGTGGCTCGACACGGTGCTGGACCTGCTGGCCGACCACGACAGGGAGGCGCTGCTGTGTACCCCGACGGCGACGCCCCCGAAGTGGCTCGTCGACGAGCGCCCGTCGGTCAGGAGAGTGGCCGCCGACGGCACCGTCGAGGGGTACGGCAGCCGGCGGGAGTACTGTTTCAACAGCGCCGCCTACCGCGAGGAGACCGAACGGATCGTCGGTCGCCTCGCCGAGCGGTACGCCGACCGCGACGTCGTCAGCGGCTGGCAGATCGACAACGAGTACGGCTGTCACGGGACCGTCCGCTGTTACTGCGACGAGTGCGCCGAGGCCTTCCGTGCGTACCTCCGGGAGCGCTACGGCGACGCGGCGACGCTCAACGAGGCGTGGGGGACGGCGTTCTGGAGCCAGCAGTACGAAGACATCGCCGCCGTCGAACCGCCCCGACCCACCCCCTCGGCCCACCACCCGTCCCTGTTGCTTGCGTACGCCCGCTTCGCCAGCCGGAGCGTCGTCGAGTACAACGCCCTGCAGGCCGAACTGCTGCGCGAGGCGAACGCCGACTGGACGCTGACCCACAACACGATGGGCCAGTTCGAGGACCTGGACCTCCACGCGCTCGGCGAGACCGTCGACTTCCTCTCGTGGGACTCCTACCCGACCGGGTTCGTCCAGACGCGCGAGGGCGACCCCGCGACGGTCGACGAGCTCCGGGCCGGCGACCCGGACGAGCTCGCCCTGAACCACGCCGTCTGTCGGGGGGCCGCCGCCGGGCCGTTCTGGGTGATGGAACAGCAGCCCGGCGACATCAACTGGTCGCCGACGAACCCCCAGCCCGGCGAGGGCGCGATGGCGCTGTGGGCGCTGCACGCGACGGCCCACGGGGCCGACACGGTCGCGTACTTCCGCTGGCGGGCCTGCTCGCAGGGCCAGGAGCAGTACCACAGCGGCCTGCTGGACCACGCCGGTCGGCCCGACCGCGGCTACCGCGACGCCGCCGCGGCCGCCGACGATATGGCGGCGCTGCCCGACCTCCCCCGGCCCGAGGCGAGCGTCGCCGTCCTCCACGACTACGAGAACTGCTGGGCGCTCCGGGAGCAGCCCCACGCGCCGGACTTCGACTACTGGACGCACCTGCGGACGTACTTCGACGCGCTCCGGGCCCGCGGCGTCGCCGTCGACGTGTGCCACCCCGACGACCCCCTCGACGGCTACGACGCCGCCGTCGCGCCGACGCCGTACCTCGTCGGCGAGGAGCGGGCCGCCCACCTCGAATCGTACGTCCGTGACGGCGGGCGGCTCCTGTTGACGATCCGGTCGGGGTTCAAGGACCCGCACAACCGGGTCCACGAGACCCCGCGGCCGGGCCCACTGCGGTCGCTGGTCGGCGCGACCGTCGCGGAGCACGAGACGGTCCCCGAGGCCGTCGACACCACCGTCGACTACCGCGGCGAGGCCCACGGCTACCGGACGTGGGGCGAGTGGCTCGCCCCCGACGAGGCGACGGTCGTCGGGAGCCACGTCGGCGGCGTCGGGGCCGGCGAGGCCGCGGTCACGAGGAATCGGGTCGGCGACGGTTCGGTGACCTACGCGGGCGTCTGGCCGGAGCCGCGGCTGGCCGACGCCCTCTGTGCGGACCTGCTGTCGGCGGCCGGTCTCCCCCACAGAGACACGCCGCTGCCCGACGGCGTCAGGGTGGTCCAGCGCGGCGACCACTGCTTCGTGACGAACTTCACCTCGGGGACAGTCGGGGTCGACGGCGTGGCCGGGGACCCGGTCGTCGGGACCACGCCCGTCGGCGCGTACGACTACCTCGTGGGACGCGGGGACGCGACCGAACTCGGGGTGACCGTTACGGACCCATCCGAGTGA
- a CDS encoding carbohydrate ABC transporter permease, with product MSDSEPTYLSEFDTGSRATEELTRAERLYEAVDARLPYIMIAPVFVIVFGLILYPAVWAFKLSLYEVKIYNLDQQTYVGLQNYVEIFNNPLFYKVMKNSVAFVGASVVGQVGIGVVLAILLDRSWLGDRLSRFFRATYILPWATTAVIVGYSWQFLLNSRVGLVNQFLMWLGWANPPAWLNSIKFAMVGIVVMNIWRGTPFSLIFQTSGLQSIQESFYEAARVGGASRLQTVRNVTLPLLRPFILMNLILVTLFTFNVFGMILVMTGGGPLNATEVLALHMYETAFSVGNFGKASALAVLLFLFNLCTVAFYLKAFGGIDQAI from the coding sequence ATGTCTGACTCCGAACCGACGTATCTCTCCGAGTTCGACACCGGGAGCCGCGCCACGGAGGAGCTCACCCGTGCCGAGCGGCTCTACGAGGCCGTCGACGCGCGCCTGCCGTACATCATGATCGCCCCGGTGTTCGTCATCGTCTTCGGGCTGATCCTCTACCCGGCGGTCTGGGCGTTCAAGCTCAGCCTCTACGAGGTGAAGATCTACAACCTCGACCAGCAGACGTACGTCGGCCTCCAGAACTACGTCGAGATCTTCAACAACCCGCTGTTCTACAAGGTGATGAAAAACAGCGTCGCCTTCGTCGGCGCGAGCGTCGTCGGGCAGGTCGGCATCGGCGTCGTGCTGGCGATCCTGCTGGACCGCTCGTGGCTTGGCGACCGGCTCTCGCGGTTCTTCCGGGCGACGTACATCCTGCCGTGGGCGACGACGGCGGTCATCGTCGGCTACTCCTGGCAGTTCCTGCTGAACTCCCGGGTCGGACTCGTGAACCAGTTCCTGATGTGGCTGGGGTGGGCGAACCCGCCCGCCTGGCTCAACAGCATCAAGTTCGCGATGGTCGGGATCGTCGTGATGAACATCTGGCGGGGGACGCCGTTCTCGCTGATCTTCCAGACCAGCGGCCTCCAGAGCATCCAGGAGTCGTTCTACGAGGCCGCCCGCGTCGGCGGAGCCTCGCGGTTGCAGACGGTCCGGAACGTGACGCTCCCGCTGCTTCGGCCCTTCATCCTGATGAACCTCATCCTGGTGACGCTGTTTACCTTCAACGTCTTCGGGATGATCCTCGTGATGACCGGGGGCGGCCCGCTGAACGCGACGGAGGTGCTGGCGCTGCACATGTACGAGACGGCGTTCAGCGTCGGCAACTTCGGGAAAGCCAGCGCGCTCGCGGTGTTGCTGTTCCTGTTCAACCTCTGTACAGTGGCGTTCTACCTGAAGGCGTTCGGCGGCATCGACCAGGCGATCTGA